The DNA sequence GCTCGTCGTGCACCTCGACGTACGCCTGGGCGAGCGCGTTCGCCACCGGACGGACCTCGTTCCAGTCGAGAGACATGTAGCTGAGGCCGATCACGTTCGACTCGCCGAGGAGAAGAGAGCGGACCATCGCCGGATCGATCTCGATCGCCTCCACTCCCTCCTCGATCGCGCGTTGGTTCAAGATGCGCTGCGCGCGGTCGACGACCGGCTGACTCTCGGCGATCTGGAGCTCGGAGTTCACGGTCTCGTCCCACGTGAGCAGCGAGATGTTCCGGTCGAGGGCGCTGTTCCGCATCCCGCGGTTCAAGAGGACCTTTGCCACCGCGCTATACTCGGTCGGAATCCGGCTCGCGTTCAACGCGACGAAAGCGGTCGTGGAGAGAAAGAGGATCAGGATGATCCACTTCCTCCGAAACAGAACCTTGAAGACGTCGCGTCCGGTGAGCTGCGGAGCGGCGCGTTCTTCGGCCGGCTCCAGGGGGGCGCGGATCGTCGTGTTCGGCGCCAAGTCGGGACTCCTCCTCCTAGCGATAGCCCGTCAAGATCGCGGTCCTCCATGCTGCGTCGATCGGCGGCAGGATGATGCCGAAGAACCGCGTCGTGAAGTTCCGCGCGGAGGCCACGCGCCCCGCCGGAACGTACACGATGTCCATATGCGTCAAGAACGGATCGGCCTCCGGCGCGCGCTTGAGCGCCTCCTTCAAGTTCACCTTGAACGCGAAGGCGCTCCGATCCTCGCGCATCCGGATCACCATCACGTTCTCCATGCGCGCGTTGTCGGTCCAGCTTCCCGCGTGCGCGATCGCCTGGCTCAGCGTGAGAGGCGGGAGGAGCGGGTACTGTCCCGGGCGGTTCACCTCTCCGAGAACGAAGAAGAGCTGGTTTTCGAATGAGCGAACCACGATGTTGATCATCGGATCCCGAAGATAGACGGCGTACAACTCCTCCAGAGTTCGCGCCAATTCGCGCAGGGTGAGCCCCGCCACGGGGAGATCTCCGAGGAGGTCGAACGAGACCATCCCGTCCGGGCGCACGGTGAACTCCCCGTTCATGCTCGGCTGGTTCACGAAACGAACCGAGAACTGATCCCGCGCGACGAGCCGGTACTCGATCGGCTCCGGACGAAGCTCGACCTCCTCCTCCGACTCGATGTAGAGGCGCATCTCCTCGCGAAGCATCTCGCGGCGGCGGGCCGCGTCCTCCTCACTGAGTCGCTCGATTTCCTCGTCGGTCAGCTCCCTCTCGAGGCCCTTCGGTTCGGGAAGGCGCGTGAAGTCCTCCTCGAAACCGGGCCTGGACCCGCACGCGCCGAAACATGCGACGAGGAGAACGAACCCGAGGGCCGCGGCG is a window from the Candidatus Eisenbacteria bacterium genome containing:
- a CDS encoding polysaccharide export protein, producing MNRRYLAAALGFVLLVACFGACGSRPGFEEDFTRLPEPKGLERELTDEEIERLSEEDAARRREMLREEMRLYIESEEEVELRPEPIEYRLVARDQFSVRFVNQPSMNGEFTVRPDGMVSFDLLGDLPVAGLTLRELARTLEELYAVYLRDPMINIVVRSFENQLFFVLGEVNRPGQYPLLPPLTLSQAIAHAGSWTDNARMENVMVIRMREDRSAFAFKVNLKEALKRAPEADPFLTHMDIVYVPAGRVASARNFTTRFFGIILPPIDAAWRTAILTGYR